A genomic window from Lotus japonicus ecotype B-129 chromosome 1, LjGifu_v1.2 includes:
- the LOC130746545 gene encoding uncharacterized protein LOC130746545, which yields MCFEESPWPLQETWRRICHEHDEVIRFIDRQDVEEGDMMCKRWKKPPPGSINLVVDGSFRPVERCMGYGGIVRDDQGHWVFGFHGFQEGGNVLMSEALALKTGLQLVWEKGYRNVVCNVDCRELLNSVNDAESHRFLPILEDIHAILLRPWTVVLANIDMEYNQPADWLAKTGASSHQSHWCMLHDPSSELEIIIMSDCFAAF from the coding sequence ATGTGCTTTGAAGAATCCCCTTGGCCTCTACAGGAAACCTGGCGACGTATTTGCCATGAGCATGATGAAGTGATACGGTTCATCGACAGACAGGATGTAGAGGAGGGTGATATGATGTGTAAGAGGTGGAAGAAGCCTCCACCAGGGTCCATTAATCTTGTAGTTGATGGTAGCTTCAGACCAGTGGAGAGGTGCATGGGATATGGAGGTATCGTGAGGGACGATCAAGGGCATTGGGTGTTTGGATTCCATGGGTTCCAAGAAGGTGGCAACGTACTGATGTCAGAAGCCCTGGCGTTGAAGACCGGATTGCAACTCGTGTGGGAGAAAGGATATCGGAATGTGGTTTGCAATGTTGATTGTCGTGAGCTTCTAAACTCGGTGAATGATGCTGAAAGTCACCGCTTTCTTCCGATTTTAGAGGATATTCATGCCATCCTTCTTCGTCCTTGGACGGTGGTACTGGCAAACATTGATATGGAGTACAATCAACCTGCAGATTGGTTGGCCAAGACAGGAGCATCCTCACATCAAAGTCATTGGTGTATGCTTCATGATCCCTCATCGGAGTTAGAAATCATCATCATGAGTGATTGCTTTGCTGCTTTTTAG
- the LOC130711842 gene encoding cellulose synthase A catalytic subunit 6 [UDP-forming]-like, whose translation MNTGGRLIAGSHNRNEFVLINADENARIKSVQELSGQICHICGDEIEIAEDGEPFVACNECAFPVCQQCYKYERLEGNQACPQCKTRYKRIKGCPRVEGDEDEDDTDDLDNEFSYAHADALGLQPTTDSMLSDLNSNISGIPPNLEHDTSDLNSEIPLLTYGEEDPEISSYRHALIVPPYMNSGNRVHSVPSSVQSLPVQQRSMVPMKDIAVYGYGSVAWKDRMEEWKKRQKDKLQMVNHEGKKYGGNFGDELDDPDLPLMDEGRQPLSRKLPIPSSKINPYRMIIILRLVVLGLFFHYRILHPVNDAFGLWLTSVICEIWFGVSWIMDQFPKWCPIVRETYLDRLSLRYEKEGKPSELSCVDIFVSTVDPMKEPPLITANTVLSILAVDYPIDKVACYVSDDGAAMLTFEALSETSEFARRWVPFCKKYNIEPRAPEWYFNQKIDYLKNKVHPAFVRERRAMKRDYEEFKVRINSLVATAQKVPEDGWTMQDGTPWPGNNVRDHPGMIQVFLGQDGVRDIEGHELPRLVYVSREKRPGFDHHKKAGAMNSLVRVSAVISNAPYVLNVDCDHYINNSKALREAMCFMMDPQGGKNICYVQFPQRFDGIDRHDRYSNRNVVFFDINMKGLDGLQGPIYVGTGCVFRRQALYGRDAPAKKKPPSKTCNCWPKWCCLCCGSRKKKNANTKKEKKKLKPRESSRQIHALENIEEGLQGSNAEKSSYLTQIKLEKRFGQSPVFVASTNLEDGGIPPDASPASLLKEAIQVISCGYEDKTEWGKEVGWIYGSVTEDILTGFKMHCHGWRSVYCIPKRPAFKGSAPINLSDRLHQVLRWALGSVEIFLSKHCPIWYGYGGGLKWLERFSYINSVIYPWTSIPLLVYCTLPAICLLTGKFIVPEISNYASLVFIALFISIAATGILEMQWGGVGIDDWWRNEQFWVIGGVSSHLFALFQGLLKVLAGVDTNFTVTSKAADDGAFSELYIFKWTSLLIAPTTLLIINIVGVVVGISDAINNGYDSWGPLFGRLFFALWVIIHLYPFLKGLLGKQDRMPTIVLVWSILLASILTLMWVRINPFVSRDGPVLEICGLNCDES comes from the exons ATGAACACCGGTGGTCGACTCATTGCTGGTTCGCACAACAGGAACGAGTTCGTGCTCATCAATGCCGACGAAAATGCAAGG ATTAAGTCTGTCCAAGAATTGAGCGGACAAATATGTCACATTTGTGGGGACGAGATAGAGATTGCAGAGGATGGGGAGCCCTTTGTTGCTTGCAATGAGTGTGCTTTTCCTGTTTGTCAACAGTGCTATAAATATGAGAGACTAGAGGGGAATCAAGCATGTCCTCAGTGCAAGACCAGATACAAACGCATCAAAG GATGTCCCAGGGTTGAAGgcgatgaggatgaggatgataCTGATGACCTAGACAATGAGTTTAGCTATGCACATGCTGATGCTTTGGGTTTGCAACCAACTACAGATTCAATGCTTTCTGATCTCAATTCTAATATATCTGGCATCCCCCCAAATTTGGAGCATGACACATCTGATCTCAATTCAGAAATTCCACTCTTGACTTATGGGGAAGAG GATCCTGAAATATCTTCTTATCGACATGCTCTAATTGTTCCTCCATACATGAATAGTGGAAACAGAGTTCATTCCGTACCTTCTAGTGTTCAGTCTCTTCCAG TGCAACAAAGGTCAATGGTTCCAATGAAAGATATTGCTGTGTATGGGTATGGAAGTGTGGCTTGGAAAGATCGGATGGAAGAATGGAAGAAAAGGCAGAAGGACAAACTTCAGATGGTGAACCATGAAGGGAAAAAATATGGTGGGAATTTTGGTGATGAGTTGGACGACCCTGATTTACCGTT GATGGATGAAGGCAGGCAGCCACTTTCACGAAAGCTACCTATCCCTTCCAGCAAGATAAATCCATACAGAATGATTATAATTCTCCGCCTTGTAGTCCTTGGGCTTTTCTTTCATTATAGAATTCTTCACCCAGTTAATGATGCATTTGGCTTGTGGTTGACATCGGTCATCTGTGAAATATGGTTTGGTGTATCATGGATAATGGATCAATTTCCAAAATGGTGCCCTATTGTGCGAGAAACATACCTTGATCGTCTGTCACTGAG GTATGAAAAAGAAGGGAAGCCATCTGAGTTGTCCTGTGTGGACATCTTTGTCAGTACAGTTGATCCCATGAAAGAACCACCACTGATAACTGCAAATACTGTTCTATCTATCCTTGCAGTTGACTATCCAATTGATAAAGTTGCATGCTATGTCTCAGATGATGGTGCTGCCATGCTTACTTTTGAGGCACTTTCTGAGACATCTGAATTTGCCAGAAGATGGGTGCCATTTTGTAAAAAATACAATATTGAGCCCCGAGCTCCAGAATGGTATTTCAATCAGAAGATTGATTATCTGAAAAATAAAGTTCATCCAGCTTTTGTCAGGGAAAGGAGAGCAATGAAG AGAGATTATGAAGAATTTAAGGTTAGGATAAACAGTTTGGTGGCAACTGCACAGAAGGTTCCTGAGGATGGGTGGACAATGCAGGATGGGACTCCGTGGCCTGGAAATAATGTGAGGGACCATCCTGGCATGATTCAG GTATTTCTTGGTCAGGATGGTGTTCGTGATATTGAAGGACATGAGTTGCCTCGCCTAGTTTATGTTTCTAGAGAAAAGCGGCCAGGCTTTGATCATCACAAAAAGGCTGGGGCAATGAATTCTCTG GTACGAGTGTCTGCAGTCATCTCAAACGCGCCTTATGTTCTGAATGTTGATTGTGATCACTACATAAACAATAGCAAGGCACTTAGAGAAGCCATGTGTTTCATGATGGACCCTCAAGGTGGAAAAAATATTTGCTATGTACAATTTCCTCAAAGATTTGATGGGATTGACCGGCATGATAGATATTCAAACAGGAATGTTGTATTTTTTGAT ATCAACATGAAAGGACTGGATGGACTACAAGGACCAATTTATGTTGGAACAGGATGTGTTTTCAGAAGGCAAGCGCTTTATGGACGTGATGCACCTGCCAAGAAGAAGCCCCCAAGTAAAACCTGTAATTGTTGGCCGAAATGGTGCTGCCTATGCTGTGGCTCTCGTAAGAAAAAGAATGCGAATACcaagaaggagaaaaagaagttgaagCCCAGGGAATCATCAAGGCAGATACATGCACTTGAAAATATTGAGGAGGGGTTGCAAG GATCTAATGCGGAGAAGTCATCCTATTTGACTCAAATAAAGTTGGAGAAGAGGTTTGGGCAGTCTCCAGTGTTTGTTGCCTCCACTAATTTAGAAGATGGTGGAATTCCACCTGATGCGAGTCCTGCATCACTCTTAAAAGAAGCGATCCAAGTCATCAGCTGTGGTTATGAAGATAAAACGGAGTGGGGCAAAGAA GTTGGGTGGATTTATGGTTCTGTGACAGAAGATATCTTGACTGGATTTAAAATGCATTGCCATGGTTGGCGGTCTGTGTATTGCATCCCTAAGCGGCCTGCATTCAAGGGGTCAGCACCTATCAATCTTTCAGATCGTCTGCACCAGGTTCTTCGGTGGGCCCTTGGATCCGTTGAGATTTTTTTGAGCAAGCATTGTCCGATCTGGTATGGCTATGGTGGCGGGTTGAAGTGGTTGGAACGGTTTTCATACATAAACTCTGTTATATATCCTTGGACTTCCATCCCATTGCTTGTTTACTGTACTCTACCAGCTATATGTCTTCTGACAGGAAAATTTATTGTACCTGAG ATCAGCAACTATGCAAGTCTTGTTTTCATTGCCCTCTTCATATCTATTGCAGCAACTGGTATCCTTGAGATGCAATGGGGTGGTGTCGGTATAGATGATTGGTGGAGGAATGAACAGTTTTGGGTGATTGGAGGTGTTTCTTCACACCTTTTTGCCCTCTTTCAAGGTCTGCTGAAGGTGTTGGCTGGTGTTGACACAAATTTCACTGTGACCTCTAAAGCAGCAGATGATGGAGCATTCTCGGAGCTCTATATCTTCAAGTGGACATCACTATTAATTGCTCCAACtactttattaataataaatattgtTGGGGTTGTGGTTGGGATCTCGGATGCCATCAACAATGGTTATGACTCATGGGGCCCTCTCTTTGGAAGATTGTTCTTTGCTTTGTGGGTCATCATTCATCTTTATCCGTTCCTCAAGGGGTTGCTTGGCAAACAAGATAGAATGCCCACTATCGTTTTGGTTTGGTCAATCCTATTAGCATCCATATTGACTCTCATGTGGGTTAGAATCAACCCATTTGTCTCAAGAGATGGCCCTGTGTTAGAAATTTGTGGATTGAATTGTGATGAGTCATGA